The Zingiber officinale cultivar Zhangliang chromosome 10A, Zo_v1.1, whole genome shotgun sequence genome contains a region encoding:
- the LOC122027367 gene encoding pentatricopeptide repeat-containing protein At1g79490, mitochondrial-like, producing MLLLRLRSSNLLSPLRRRRRSETLILNPRRLCTSSSESQSQSPSSEAAQWTGEILYLDESGGVIGSDRGLRPAEPGRDAHVLDGSLLRPIPRSSAAAKLVELARRWRWGPDLDSSLDRLPFSPDPSILSVALAALPAADPEPAISLFRWARRQSWFVPSDAIYVLLLDRLFAAADFDAIQSLFEDILKAATFPDAEPSAATFSSSLNLAVQYLCKSSKLDLAFSFFKKLRDAGFKGINAQTYNSLMTLFLSKGLPYKAFEIYESMEGSHCFLDSPTYDLMLPALAKSGRLDAALRLFEEMKTKRGTERLALPIYAALVDCLGKAGRLDAAVGLYQEMQSVGYRPSVTMYVSIIESLVKAGKLDAGFKLWLEMKGTGFRPNFGLYTMMVEAHARSGRLDAAISIFADMEKSGFLPTPSTYACLIEMHSAAGHVDHAMRLYNSMTNAGLRPGLSTFTSLLSILANKKLLDLAAKVLLEMKAVGFAVDVNASDLLMIYIKGGSTDLALKWLRFMGSAGIRTNNFIIKQLFESCMKARLYDSAQPLLDTYVGSAAKVDLILYTSVLAHLVRCQEEKNERAIMEIMAVTKHKAHEFLCELFTGPEQRKKPVLSFVREFFQGIDYEAEEGAAKYFVNVLLNYLVLMGQMNRARCVWKVAYENKLFPKAIVFDQHIAWSLDVRNLSVGAALVATVHTLHRFRKRMLYYGVVPRRVKLVTGPTLKMVVAQMLNSVESPFEISKVVLRAPGDSVLEWFKKPIVQQFLLNEIPSKADVLMHKLNVLFPSSAPEVRSFSPLKQVSRMTR from the coding sequence ATGCTCCTCCTCCGTCTCCGCAGCTCCAACCTCCTTTCAcctctccgccgccgccgccgctccgAAACCCTAATCCTTAACCCTCGCCGCCTCTGCACCTCCTCCTCCGAGTCGCAATCCCAAAGCCCCTCGTCGGAAGCGGCCCAGTGGACGGGCGAGATCCTATACTTGGACGAGTCCGGTGGCGTCATCGGCTCTGACCGCGGCCTCCGCCCCGCCGAGCCGGGACGCGACGCCCACGTCCTCGATGGCAGCCTCCTCCGCCCCATCCCCCGCTCCTCTGCCGCCGCTAAGCTCGTCGAACTCGCTCGCAGATGGCGCTGGGGCCCGGACCTCGACTCCAGCCTCGACCGCCTCCCCTTCTCCCCCGACCCATCCATCCTCTCCGTAGCTCTCGCGGCCCTACCCGCTGCTGACCCCGAACCGGCGATTTCCCTCTTCCGCTGGGCCCGACGCCAATCCTGGTTCGTCCCTTCGGACGCCATCTATGTCCTTCTCCTCGATCGTCTCTTTGCAGCCGCCGACTTTGACGCCATTCAATCCCTCTTCGAAGACATCCTAAAAGCCGCCACTTTTCCCGACGCTGAGCCCTCTGCAGCTACTTTCTCATCTTCCCTCAACCTCGCCGTACAATATCTCTGCAAATCTTCCAAACTCGACCTCGCCTTTTCCTTCTTCAAGAAATTGCGAGATGCTGGTTTCAAAGGAATAAACGCCCAGACCTATAATTCCCTCATGACTCTCTTCTTAAGCAAAGGCTTGCCCTATAAGGCCTTCGAGATCTACGAGTCCATGGAGGGCAGCCATTGCTTTCTTGATTCCCCTACCTATGATTTGATGCTCCCCGCCCTTGCCAAATCTGGTCGGCTCGATGCTGCACTCCGCCTATTCGAGGAAATGAAGACTAAGCGAGGCACTGAACGACTGGCATTGCCAATATATGCTGCGCTGGTGGATTGTTTAGGTAAGGCTGGAAGGCTAGATGCAGCAGTAGGGCTTTACCAGGAGATGCAGTCGGTCGGGTACAGGCCATCTGTCACAATGTACGTGTCCATAATCGAATCATTGGTGAAGGCTGGGAAGCTCGATGCTGGCTTCAAGCTTTGGCTGGAGATGAAAGGCACTGGCTTTCGTCCAAATTTTGGTCTTTATACTATGATGGTTGAAGCTCATGCAAGGTCTGGACGGCTTGATGCAGCGATATCCATCTTTGCTGATATGGAGAAGTCTGGTTTCCTCCCAACTCCATCCACCTATGCCTGCCTTATCGAGATGCACTCTGCTGCAGGACATGTGGATCATGCAATGAGGCTCTACAATTCAATGACCAATGCAGGACTACGACCGGGATTGAGCACATTTACATCCTTACTAAGTATTCTAGCCAACAAGAAACTTTTGGATTTGGCTGCAAAGGTTCTTCTTGAGATGAAAGCTGTTGGTTTTGCAGTGGATGTCAATGCGAGCGACTTGCTAATGATATACATCAAGGGTGGCTCAACTGATCTGGCATTGAAATGGCTTCGATTCATGGGTTCAGCTGGAATCAGAACTAATAATTTTATCATAAAGCAGCTTTTTGAGTCATGCATGAAGGCCAGGCTCTATGATTCTGCACAGCCATTGCTCGATACCTATGTGGGATCAGCCGCAAAGGTGGATTTGATACTCTACACTTCAGTTCTTGCTCATTTGGTGCGCTGTCAGGAGGAGAAGAATGAACGGGCTATAATGGAGATCATGGCTGTTACAAAGCACAAGGCTCATGAATTCCTGTGTGAGCTATTCACCGGACCAGAGCAGAGGAAGAAGCCTGTGCTATCATTTGTTCGGGAGTTCTTTCAAGGCATCGATTATGAAGCAGAAGAGGGTGCAGCAAAATACTTTGTGAATGTGCTTTTGAACTATTTGGTACTAATGGGGCAGATGAACAGAGCAAGATGCGTTTGGAAGGTAGCTTATGAGAACAAGTTGTTCCCTAAGGCAATTGTCTTTGATCAGCATATTGCATGGTCTTTGGATGTCCGGAACTTGTCTGTTGGGGCAGCTTTGGTGGCAACGGTGCATACCTTGCATAGATTTAGGAAGAGGATGCTATACTACGGTGTGGTTCCGCGGCGCGTCAAGTTGGTGACAGGGCCAACATTGAAGATGGTAGTGGCTCAGATGCTTAACTCAGTTGAGTCACCATTTGAGATTAGCAAAGTTGTGCTGAGAGCTCCAGGAGACTCAGTCCTAGAATGGTTCAAGAAGCCTATTGTCCAACAGTTTTTATTGAATGAAATACCATCGAAAGCAGATGTTTTGATGCATAAGCTCAATGTATTGTTCCCCAGTTCTGCTCCAGAAGTCCGGTCATTTTCCCCTCTGAAACAAGTTTCTAGAATGACAAGATAA